One region of Pseudomonas alvandae genomic DNA includes:
- a CDS encoding sigma 54-interacting transcriptional regulator, whose product MSLHETFGQPLLTFPDAEKSPLSIRAKALVFVDPRSRQLREELEQLASRSVSVLIRGETGTGKELLARHIHRESNRGGLFVSVNCGAISPTYADAELFGYAAGSHSGSASSRAGWFGSANGGTLYLDEIGDLPLPIQVKLLAALENHEVTRVGAHQPNPVDVRLVAATSIDLAQAVAAGKFHDRLYHYLSEGQLELPALRERVGDILSLAEYFLGIYGQRLGFTVPLISEAAQHALEQHNWQGNTRELENVIHFALLVSAGDEILPQHLNLPSQPSTLESIERQVAQVIARGSEAERKSLKALLDQWGQTL is encoded by the coding sequence ATGAGTTTGCATGAAACCTTTGGTCAGCCCTTGCTGACCTTTCCCGATGCGGAAAAAAGCCCCCTGAGCATACGCGCCAAGGCGCTGGTGTTTGTCGACCCGCGTTCGCGGCAACTGCGCGAGGAACTGGAGCAATTGGCGTCACGCTCGGTTTCGGTATTGATTCGCGGTGAAACCGGCACCGGCAAGGAATTGCTGGCCCGGCATATCCATCGCGAGAGTAATCGCGGCGGGTTGTTCGTCTCGGTCAATTGCGGCGCCATCAGCCCGACCTACGCCGATGCCGAATTGTTCGGCTATGCCGCCGGCAGCCATAGCGGTTCGGCCAGCAGCCGGGCGGGGTGGTTTGGTTCGGCCAACGGCGGCACGCTTTATTTGGATGAAATCGGCGACCTGCCGCTGCCGATCCAGGTCAAGTTACTGGCGGCGCTGGAGAACCACGAAGTCACCCGTGTTGGCGCGCATCAGCCCAACCCGGTGGATGTACGCTTGGTCGCGGCAACCAGCATCGACCTGGCGCAAGCGGTGGCGGCCGGGAAATTCCACGATCGGCTCTATCACTACCTGAGCGAGGGCCAACTCGAGTTACCGGCCTTGCGCGAGAGGGTGGGCGACATTTTGTCCCTGGCCGAATATTTTCTGGGCATCTACGGCCAGCGCCTTGGGTTCACCGTGCCGTTGATCAGCGAAGCGGCGCAGCATGCGCTGGAACAGCACAATTGGCAGGGCAATACCCGTGAGTTGGAAAACGTCATTCATTTTGCGTTGTTGGTGAGTGCCGGTGATGAGATTTTGCCGCAGCACCTGAACCTGCCTTCCCAGCCATCGACGCTGGAATCGATTGAGCGGCAGGTGGCGCAGGTCATCGCTCGGGGTTCGGAAGCCGAGCGTAAATCGCTCAAGGCGCTGCTCGATCAATGGGGCCAAACACTATAG